A region of Polyangiaceae bacterium DNA encodes the following proteins:
- the lepB gene encoding signal peptidase I — protein sequence MQKYMKGIVWTVIILAAVGGLLRVLLFKTWTLPDDLQLAASIEPTLHNKDTVVLLTRGKRGFGELVRCKDPDDPTRYAIGRIVGVEGDLIEIKGRHLYVNGKAYDPSQACPEGKYGFLHPNTEAEIELQCGIVEMGGGWHYRGNEKKNIPPAVFKAEVGVGMVFLLSDNIDFHDDSRDYGTLEASACTEKIIFRLWGEGGLKDEATRLSYIH from the coding sequence ATGCAGAAGTACATGAAGGGTATCGTGTGGACGGTGATCATCCTCGCCGCGGTCGGTGGTCTACTCCGCGTGTTGCTCTTTAAAACGTGGACACTCCCGGATGATCTCCAACTCGCGGCATCCATCGAACCCACGCTGCACAACAAGGACACTGTCGTGCTCTTGACGCGCGGCAAACGTGGGTTTGGCGAACTGGTACGCTGCAAGGATCCCGACGACCCCACGCGATACGCCATCGGCCGGATCGTCGGCGTCGAAGGCGATCTCATCGAGATCAAGGGCCGACATCTCTACGTCAACGGCAAGGCGTACGATCCTTCGCAAGCATGTCCCGAGGGCAAGTACGGCTTCCTGCATCCAAACACGGAAGCGGAAATCGAATTGCAGTGCGGCATCGTCGAGATGGGTGGGGGTTGGCACTACCGAGGAAACGAAAAAAAGAACATCCCTCCTGCGGTGTTCAAAGCTGAAGTCGGTGTCGGGATGGTGTTCTTGCTCAGCGACAACATCGACTTTCACGACGATTCGCGCGACTACGGCACGCTCGAGGCTTCAGCGTGTACCGAAAAGATCATTTTTCGTCTTTGGGGCGAGGGTGGGCTGAAGGACGAGGCGACGCGTCTTTCGTACATCCACTGA
- a CDS encoding DNA internalization-related competence protein ComEC/Rec2, protein MAAARERDAKATGKPEVIALARGLPWHYRMTDKVLLIALALTAGSALARAPVPASIAAIVSLFLLRRHVERWALVMLAIALGIGALRSRLAIDAATALHARVVETLGAPGRCEGEAVVIRSPVVQHGEDKRDGSAAGDARIELEIVRGACERGPLVEPLRVRLHGAPDDLARGDRVTVLVDVAPVHLFLNESLPDPRPFIARSGVAASGAVVDLVRVERGTGITAWIDRARVHVRRRIEATFHPEANPLARALVLGETDLRDADDEAFRRSGLSHLLAVSGTHLVLAVAGVAAALRALLVRIEVLAARYDVGRFSAAFAIPTSWLYADFAGGSGSALRAAGMLSAAMLIRTLALRPNGVRAFGVSLFVAVVIDPLVGSDPSFVLSAAATAGLLGLDRPIARFIVRGPAPLQLVLRPIATTLAAMIGCTPFLAMITPNISVLGILANLVAGPIGELAALPVCLAHTVLAWLPPVEQGAAVIGGGALLFVRAVARVTSDLGGVVTFPPPTPAHLATIAVTALAMGLASGKLRRAAALATGLAMLLLVEVLAMRASAVPGKLRVRALDVGQGDSLLVDLPNGMTMLVDGGGFMGSPVDTGTRVVLPVLRAMRRDRVDIVVLSHPHPDHFGGLASTLPSIEVGEFWDTGQGEEHGAGPVYKRMMADLRTRNVRIRKPDELCGKHVLGGATIEVLSPCPGFVPDESANDNSFVLRITYGRRAVLLVGDAEAEAERTLLARNPAVLRADLLKIGHHGSRTSTTPAFLEAVSPSAALVCSGVRNRYGHPDPGVLQRLEARGVAALRTDRGGDIVWETDGERVRMLRPSAR, encoded by the coding sequence ATGGCGGCCGCCAGGGAACGCGACGCAAAAGCTACGGGCAAACCCGAGGTGATCGCGTTGGCCCGAGGTTTGCCATGGCACTACCGCATGACGGACAAAGTTCTACTCATTGCGCTCGCCCTCACTGCGGGATCGGCACTGGCACGCGCGCCGGTACCGGCTTCGATCGCTGCGATCGTCTCGCTCTTTCTCTTGCGTCGTCATGTCGAGCGCTGGGCACTCGTCATGCTGGCGATCGCGCTGGGAATTGGTGCGCTGCGTTCGCGATTGGCGATCGATGCGGCGACTGCGCTGCACGCGCGCGTCGTCGAAACCCTTGGTGCACCGGGTCGATGCGAAGGTGAAGCCGTCGTGATCCGCTCGCCCGTGGTGCAACACGGCGAGGACAAACGCGACGGAAGTGCCGCGGGGGATGCTCGGATCGAGCTGGAGATCGTACGTGGCGCATGCGAGCGCGGGCCGCTCGTCGAGCCGCTACGCGTGCGGCTTCACGGTGCGCCTGATGATCTAGCGCGCGGCGATCGCGTGACCGTGCTCGTCGACGTGGCTCCGGTGCATCTGTTCTTGAACGAATCGCTACCGGATCCAAGGCCGTTCATTGCGCGCAGTGGTGTGGCCGCATCGGGTGCCGTCGTGGACTTGGTGCGTGTCGAACGCGGCACCGGAATCACTGCGTGGATCGATCGCGCGCGTGTGCACGTGCGCCGGCGCATCGAAGCGACGTTTCACCCCGAGGCAAACCCTCTCGCACGTGCGCTCGTTCTTGGCGAAACCGACTTGCGCGATGCGGACGACGAAGCGTTTCGGCGCAGTGGTTTGTCCCATCTGCTCGCGGTATCCGGCACGCATCTCGTGCTGGCCGTAGCCGGAGTTGCGGCCGCGCTGCGTGCGCTGCTCGTGCGTATCGAAGTGCTCGCGGCTCGCTACGATGTGGGGCGTTTTTCCGCGGCGTTCGCCATCCCGACGTCGTGGCTCTACGCGGACTTTGCAGGCGGTAGCGGTTCGGCGCTTCGAGCTGCAGGCATGCTTTCTGCTGCGATGCTCATTCGCACGCTCGCGCTGCGCCCGAATGGAGTGCGCGCGTTTGGCGTGTCGCTGTTTGTCGCAGTCGTCATCGATCCGCTCGTCGGGAGCGACCCATCGTTTGTCCTGTCCGCAGCGGCCACGGCTGGGTTGCTGGGTCTCGATCGGCCGATTGCGCGGTTCATCGTGCGAGGTCCCGCGCCGCTTCAGCTCGTCTTGCGACCCATCGCGACGACGCTGGCCGCGATGATTGGATGCACGCCGTTTCTCGCGATGATCACGCCGAACATCTCGGTGCTCGGCATCCTTGCGAACCTCGTCGCGGGGCCCATCGGAGAGCTCGCCGCGCTCCCCGTTTGTCTTGCCCACACGGTGCTCGCATGGTTGCCGCCCGTCGAACAAGGTGCAGCGGTCATTGGAGGCGGAGCGCTCCTGTTTGTCCGGGCCGTGGCTCGCGTCACGAGCGACCTTGGCGGAGTCGTCACGTTTCCACCGCCGACGCCCGCGCACCTCGCAACGATCGCCGTCACGGCGCTTGCCATGGGTCTCGCGAGCGGCAAGCTGCGCCGCGCTGCAGCGCTGGCAACGGGGTTGGCGATGCTCTTGCTGGTGGAGGTGCTGGCGATGCGAGCAAGCGCCGTACCGGGCAAACTTCGCGTGCGCGCGCTCGACGTGGGGCAGGGCGATTCGCTGCTCGTCGACTTGCCAAATGGGATGACGATGCTCGTGGATGGAGGCGGCTTCATGGGCAGTCCCGTCGACACGGGCACACGCGTGGTCTTGCCCGTGCTGCGTGCGATGCGGCGCGATCGCGTGGACATCGTCGTCCTGTCGCATCCGCATCCGGATCATTTCGGTGGGCTCGCATCGACGCTTCCCTCCATCGAAGTGGGCGAGTTCTGGGACACGGGTCAAGGCGAAGAACACGGTGCGGGGCCCGTGTACAAGCGGATGATGGCCGATTTGCGAACGCGAAACGTGCGCATCCGCAAGCCCGACGAGCTCTGCGGAAAACATGTGCTTGGAGGTGCAACGATCGAAGTGCTCTCGCCTTGTCCAGGGTTTGTCCCCGACGAGAGCGCCAACGACAATTCGTTCGTCTTGCGCATCACGTACGGCCGCCGTGCCGTGCTCCTCGTAGGCGACGCCGAGGCCGAAGCGGAACGCACACTGCTCGCGCGAAACCCTGCCGTGCTTCGCGCCGACCTGCTCAAAATTGGTCACCACGGCAGCCGGACGTCCACGACGCCCGCTTTTCTGGAAGCCGTTTCTCCCAGCGCTGCGCTCGTCTGTTCAGGCGTACGCAACCGTTACGGTCACCCCGATCCAGGCGTCTTGCAGCGGCTCGAGGCGCGTGGAGTCGCCGCTCTTCGCACCGATCGCGGCGGTGACATCGTGTGGGAAACCGACGGCGAGCGTGTTCGAATGCTTCGCCCGTCTGCACGTTGA
- a CDS encoding glutaredoxin family protein codes for MKTVTFYTRENCHLCDEALEVVLRIQSALPFELVVVDLDREASEDKKSAYDWDIPVIEIDGRKMMKHRVDEARLLRLLGEPTSTSPNG; via the coding sequence ATGAAAACCGTGACGTTCTACACGCGAGAAAACTGCCATCTTTGCGACGAAGCTCTCGAGGTGGTTCTGCGTATTCAGTCTGCATTACCTTTCGAGCTCGTCGTGGTGGACCTCGATCGAGAAGCCTCGGAAGACAAGAAATCCGCCTACGATTGGGACATTCCGGTCATCGAGATCGATGGGCGAAAGATGATGAAACATCGGGTCGACGAAGCTCGTCTGCTTCGGCTACTCGGAGAGCCAACCAGCACATCGCCGAACGGGTAG
- a CDS encoding FHA domain-containing protein, translating into MEQARNYICRSCSSGVPSGHKFCGRCGTGVPLEVLNAQTLFFGDMQNPAKAKLILIRGEGMDGLSFHLKAEQHIVGRQGQLVFPDDPFVSPRHANFFYRDGKLVVRDEGSLNGVYIRVRGTVDIAPADTFLAGEQVFRLDLTPKPSDGQDPDGTYFYSSPKHPSPFRLTQLLQSGAVGMTVCARGASLQIGREGGDLNFPGDLYMSSSHCRIEENNGKFTLTDLNSRNGTYVRIKTERELGHGDYLFIGRKLLRVELNTN; encoded by the coding sequence ATGGAGCAAGCCCGCAATTACATCTGCCGTTCATGTTCGAGCGGCGTGCCCTCGGGTCACAAGTTCTGCGGGAGATGCGGAACCGGCGTTCCGCTCGAGGTCCTCAATGCGCAAACGCTGTTTTTCGGGGACATGCAAAACCCCGCAAAAGCCAAGCTCATTCTCATCCGTGGCGAAGGCATGGATGGCCTCAGCTTCCACCTGAAGGCGGAGCAGCACATCGTTGGACGTCAAGGCCAGTTGGTTTTTCCTGACGATCCGTTTGTCTCTCCAAGGCATGCCAACTTCTTCTATCGCGACGGCAAACTCGTCGTGCGCGACGAAGGATCACTCAACGGCGTCTACATCCGCGTCCGAGGCACGGTCGACATCGCTCCAGCCGATACGTTCCTCGCCGGCGAGCAGGTCTTCCGCCTCGATTTGACGCCCAAACCGTCGGATGGACAAGACCCGGATGGCACCTACTTCTATTCGTCCCCCAAGCATCCGAGCCCCTTCCGCCTCACGCAGCTCCTGCAAAGCGGCGCTGTCGGCATGACGGTGTGCGCACGAGGAGCGTCGCTTCAGATCGGACGCGAAGGCGGCGATTTGAACTTCCCCGGTGACCTCTACATGTCGAGCTCGCACTGCCGCATCGAAGAGAACAACGGCAAGTTCACGCTCACCGATCTCAACAGCCGCAACGGCACCTACGTCCGCATCAAGACCGAACGCGAGCTCGGACACGGCGACTACTTGTTCATCGGCCGCAAGCTGCTCCGCGTCGAGCTCAACACGAACTAG
- a CDS encoding S1 family peptidase — protein MSPFAPRSCLPLVFGALSLAVVGCGPEPSDESERSLAAAEQEITGGYTDENDKNVVGIYANNLGGICTGSLLTPNMVLTARHCVSEINNNQGAVECGVTTFYPPVAASQYYVTFETQMPQSQVGYVAVQEVVTLPADNKFCGNDQAILILKDNVDPNIAKPLVPRIDEPLVKGEKYSAIGYGATNGSGSGAGTRRRRDDLQINCVADQCPSFYVKATEWMGNAGVCQGDSGGPAIDEKNRVIGVTSRGGFNCSDPIYGYVHSWSDWIKETATHAAELGGYDAPSWVNGWPTDPEYSMPLGDACTDPSGCVSGRCINDGYAQYCTRLCSDLAPCPDGWSCQPDSAGQNVCFQDPPPPEEVDPNKDTTNDTSCSMSASHSKPAPWSGLALALGLAALGLRRRSR, from the coding sequence ATGTCGCCGTTTGCCCCCCGTTCTTGCTTGCCCCTTGTGTTCGGCGCCCTCTCGCTTGCTGTCGTGGGATGCGGTCCCGAACCCTCCGACGAATCGGAGCGCTCACTGGCCGCTGCGGAACAAGAGATCACCGGCGGATACACCGATGAAAACGACAAGAACGTCGTCGGGATCTACGCCAACAACCTCGGCGGCATCTGCACGGGCTCGCTGCTCACGCCGAACATGGTGCTCACCGCGCGCCACTGCGTATCGGAAATCAACAACAACCAGGGTGCGGTCGAATGCGGCGTGACCACGTTCTACCCGCCTGTCGCGGCCAGCCAGTACTACGTCACGTTCGAGACGCAGATGCCGCAATCACAGGTCGGATACGTGGCCGTGCAAGAGGTCGTGACGCTTCCCGCCGACAACAAGTTCTGCGGCAACGACCAGGCGATCCTCATCCTCAAGGACAACGTCGATCCCAACATCGCCAAACCGCTCGTGCCCCGCATCGACGAGCCGCTCGTGAAGGGCGAGAAGTATTCGGCCATCGGGTACGGCGCGACAAACGGTTCGGGCTCGGGCGCCGGCACGCGGCGCAGGCGTGACGACTTGCAGATCAACTGCGTCGCCGACCAGTGTCCTTCGTTCTACGTCAAGGCAACCGAATGGATGGGCAACGCCGGGGTTTGTCAGGGCGACTCGGGCGGCCCTGCTATCGATGAGAAAAACCGCGTCATCGGCGTGACGTCACGTGGCGGCTTCAACTGCTCCGATCCCATCTACGGGTACGTTCATTCGTGGAGCGATTGGATCAAAGAAACCGCAACGCACGCCGCCGAGCTCGGTGGTTACGATGCACCTTCCTGGGTGAACGGTTGGCCGACGGATCCCGAATATTCCATGCCTCTTGGCGATGCTTGCACGGACCCGTCGGGCTGCGTATCGGGACGCTGCATCAACGACGGCTACGCGCAGTACTGCACACGCTTGTGCAGCGATCTCGCCCCGTGCCCCGATGGCTGGTCTTGCCAGCCGGACAGCGCCGGGCAGAACGTGTGTTTCCAGGATCCTCCGCCTCCCGAAGAAGTCGACCCCAACAAGGACACGACGAACGATACGTCGTGCAGCATGTCGGCTAGCCATTCCAAACCCGCGCCTTGGTCTGGCCTCGCGCTCGCTCTTGGCCTCGCAGCGCTTGGTTTGCGGCGCCGTAGCCGCTAA
- a CDS encoding TlpA family protein disulfide reductase gives MLKTSTLIQLAFIVVAAIVVFGFVTAAKSDQARASCTAFCALRPAYAGRDRLAPDFELPDLDGKPVRLSSFRGKVVFLNFWTETCGPCKEEMPSVAMLARVAQTRKDMVVLTVTIDEDRQKVRDLLGVLLNGDPPFPVLFDQDAKVVGGKYGTKLYPETWVIDPEGIIRARFDGARDWSEPLAIEIGEMVKRPTGALLDFGCPVDFAMGLPRGKHATLCADDS, from the coding sequence ATGTTGAAGACCTCCACGCTCATTCAGCTCGCCTTCATCGTCGTCGCAGCCATCGTCGTCTTCGGGTTTGTCACGGCCGCGAAGAGCGATCAGGCCCGTGCGAGCTGCACCGCGTTTTGTGCCCTTCGCCCCGCATACGCCGGTCGCGATCGCCTCGCACCCGACTTCGAACTGCCCGACCTCGATGGCAAACCCGTGAGGCTTTCGTCGTTTCGCGGCAAGGTCGTGTTCCTCAACTTTTGGACCGAGACATGCGGCCCGTGCAAAGAGGAGATGCCGTCGGTCGCGATGCTCGCGCGTGTGGCCCAAACGCGCAAAGACATGGTGGTACTGACAGTGACCATCGATGAGGATCGCCAGAAGGTGCGAGACTTGCTCGGCGTGCTTCTCAACGGAGATCCGCCGTTCCCGGTGCTCTTCGATCAGGACGCGAAGGTCGTTGGCGGCAAGTACGGCACGAAGCTCTATCCGGAAACGTGGGTGATCGACCCCGAGGGAATCATCCGCGCCCGGTTCGATGGTGCTCGCGATTGGTCCGAACCCCTTGCGATCGAGATTGGTGAGATGGTCAAGCGGCCGACGGGAGCGCTTTTGGATTTCGGCTGCCCGGTCGACTTTGCGATGGGCCTACCGCGCGGAAAACATGCGACGTTATGTGCCGACGATTCGTAG
- a CDS encoding ABC transporter substrate-binding protein, with product MPIITRRQNLLALMAAAVSACSRAPAKEKPLRVVSISPNTTETMFAIGAGDALVGRSRYCDVPAEAKKLPAVGGFSDPNVEAIVALSPSLVIGGRGPAGPTLEQNLRAHGIETFFPETETIAAINTMITDLGKRVDRMAGAQRVVRDIEDKHKALRTKLEGKPRVRVLFAFDIAPVIAAGPGSFTDEVLREAGAENVVTKGGPYPTIGLEHLLTLDPDLLLDGASDMQATKSMRERVTDAPGWKELRAVKQGRIRAVGSDALRPGPRIGDGLWAVARAIHGDDFAP from the coding sequence ATGCCCATCATCACCCGCAGACAAAACCTTCTCGCGCTGATGGCAGCGGCCGTCTCGGCATGCTCGCGAGCACCCGCCAAGGAAAAACCCTTGCGGGTCGTATCGATCTCGCCGAACACGACCGAGACCATGTTCGCCATCGGCGCGGGTGACGCGCTCGTCGGGCGCTCGCGTTATTGCGACGTCCCCGCAGAAGCCAAGAAGCTTCCGGCTGTCGGCGGCTTTTCCGATCCGAACGTCGAAGCGATCGTCGCCCTGTCACCGTCACTCGTCATCGGCGGGCGAGGTCCCGCGGGTCCGACGCTCGAGCAAAACCTTCGAGCGCACGGGATCGAGACGTTTTTCCCGGAAACGGAAACGATCGCCGCCATCAATACGATGATCACGGACCTGGGAAAACGCGTCGATCGCATGGCTGGTGCACAGCGCGTCGTGCGTGACATCGAGGACAAACACAAAGCTTTGAGGACCAAGCTCGAGGGCAAACCTCGCGTCCGTGTTTTGTTCGCGTTCGACATCGCTCCGGTCATCGCAGCGGGTCCCGGAAGCTTCACCGATGAAGTGCTTCGCGAAGCTGGCGCGGAGAACGTCGTCACCAAAGGCGGCCCGTACCCAACGATCGGCCTCGAGCATCTCTTGACGCTCGACCCCGACCTCCTTCTCGACGGGGCATCCGACATGCAAGCCACGAAGTCCATGCGCGAACGCGTGACGGATGCCCCGGGTTGGAAGGAACTTCGCGCAGTGAAGCAAGGTCGCATCCGTGCCGTGGGATCCGATGCGCTGCGGCCGGGACCGCGCATTGGCGATGGCCTCTGGGCCGTCGCTCGTGCCATTCATGGCGACGACTTCGCGCCATGA
- a CDS encoding radical SAM protein, which produces MSRDAYLATIRRRLADEVGRIDKHASFRVALSYPSPYRVGMSSLGFQQIYRLVQAEPDMAADRAFLPDDDDGARIVPLTYEHLRPISDYPVIALSVAYELEVAGVIRLLESAGIPALREQRSASFPFILAGGPLTNSNPLPLSPFVDAIVMGEADTLGIEVLRVLRDAPSREHALDTLASMPHVFVPSRHGSDMPRIAQCDDDLLPAWGPIRAPDAELSNMFLIETERGCSRGCTYCVMRRSTNGGMRIVPKDRILGLIPEDARRVGLVGAAVSDHPKIVEIVRTLVERGAGVGLSSLRPDKLTDDFVGALRAAGYRTLTTAMDGTSERVREVLDRRARPRHLTRAAELARKHGMARLKLYLMIGVPGETDEDVDECVAFVSELAKQAPIALGIAPFCPKRNTPLADATFAGIHVVQARLERLRRGLAGRADVRSTSAKWAWAEAVLAKGGEAEGLAVLEACHAGGTFAAYKRAFEALTPGAGKRRRLQVVAPA; this is translated from the coding sequence ATGTCTCGCGATGCCTACCTGGCGACCATCCGCCGCCGCCTCGCCGATGAGGTCGGGCGCATCGACAAGCACGCATCGTTCCGCGTGGCTCTGTCGTATCCGTCGCCTTATCGCGTCGGCATGAGCTCACTCGGGTTCCAGCAAATCTACCGGCTTGTCCAAGCGGAACCCGACATGGCGGCCGATCGCGCCTTTTTGCCCGATGACGACGACGGCGCGCGCATCGTTCCTCTCACCTACGAACACCTTCGTCCCATCAGCGACTACCCCGTCATTGCGCTCAGCGTCGCGTACGAGCTCGAGGTTGCCGGTGTCATTCGGCTGCTCGAATCGGCCGGTATTCCGGCCCTTCGCGAACAGCGATCCGCATCGTTTCCGTTCATCCTCGCAGGCGGCCCACTGACGAACTCGAACCCGCTGCCGCTGTCCCCGTTCGTCGACGCGATCGTCATGGGCGAAGCAGACACGCTTGGGATCGAAGTCTTGCGGGTTCTTCGGGACGCACCCTCGCGCGAACATGCGCTCGATACGCTCGCGAGCATGCCGCATGTCTTCGTGCCGTCTCGGCACGGATCGGACATGCCGCGCATCGCGCAGTGCGACGACGATCTCCTACCTGCATGGGGCCCGATTCGCGCACCCGATGCTGAACTGTCGAACATGTTCCTCATCGAAACCGAACGCGGATGCTCGCGCGGTTGCACCTACTGCGTCATGCGGCGATCGACCAACGGAGGCATGCGCATCGTGCCCAAAGATCGCATCTTGGGCTTGATCCCGGAAGATGCGCGTCGCGTGGGCCTCGTCGGCGCTGCCGTCAGTGATCACCCGAAAATCGTCGAGATTGTCCGGACGCTCGTCGAACGCGGGGCAGGAGTAGGTTTGTCCAGCTTGCGTCCGGACAAACTCACGGACGACTTCGTCGGAGCGCTGAGGGCCGCGGGTTATCGCACGCTCACGACGGCGATGGACGGCACGAGCGAACGCGTGCGTGAAGTGCTCGACCGGCGTGCGCGGCCTCGGCACCTCACACGAGCTGCCGAGCTTGCACGCAAGCACGGGATGGCTCGTTTGAAGCTGTATTTGATGATCGGTGTTCCCGGAGAAACCGACGAAGACGTCGACGAATGCGTGGCGTTCGTTTCGGAGCTCGCCAAACAAGCCCCGATTGCGCTGGGAATTGCGCCCTTTTGCCCCAAGCGAAACACGCCGCTCGCCGATGCGACGTTTGCCGGCATCCATGTGGTGCAAGCGCGTCTCGAAAGGCTGCGTCGAGGTCTCGCGGGGCGTGCCGACGTGCGATCGACGAGCGCGAAGTGGGCGTGGGCCGAAGCGGTGCTCGCGAAGGGCGGCGAAGCTGAAGGCCTCGCGGTGCTCGAGGCGTGTCATGCGGGAGGCACGTTTGCGGCGTACAAGCGGGCTTTCGAGGCGCTCACGCCGGGCGCTGGAAAGCGGCGTCGCCTGCAGGTCGTGGCGCCGGCATGA
- the proB gene encoding glutamate 5-kinase, producing the protein MVAEHAAEPNPISRTALAKVRRAIVKIGSKSLTGDAWDRLAQDVAAFRESGHRAARSVVIVSSGAIASGMQKLGLKSRPKDIARLQAAAAAGQSILMRRYEVAFDKLGIPVAQILLTHADLADRSRTNNARNAFAALLEAGCVPIVNENDAVAVEEIKFGDNDQLASMVTPLVEADLLLLLSDVEGLLDETGKRVPVVHNIASEARHLAGGSTSGVGTGGMSSKVEAARRATLAGAHVVIAHARESGILGRVIAGEDVGTFFPAVHQRLNARKHWIAFTLRPRGVILLDRGAAEAICAKNRSILAVGVLGVRGSFGAGDAVSIVDCDGQEIARGLSRLSQTDVARLAGHKREDNGEDIVVHRDDLVVLPRD; encoded by the coding sequence GTGGTCGCTGAACACGCTGCCGAGCCAAACCCCATAAGCCGCACCGCCCTCGCCAAAGTCCGCCGAGCCATCGTCAAGATCGGATCGAAGAGCCTCACCGGCGACGCATGGGACAGACTTGCCCAAGACGTTGCTGCGTTTCGCGAAAGCGGCCATCGCGCCGCGCGTAGCGTCGTCATCGTATCGAGCGGCGCCATTGCGAGCGGCATGCAGAAGCTCGGGCTCAAGAGCCGCCCCAAGGACATCGCTCGACTGCAAGCCGCCGCTGCCGCCGGTCAAAGCATTCTCATGCGACGTTACGAGGTTGCTTTTGACAAACTCGGCATTCCCGTCGCTCAGATTTTGCTCACGCACGCCGACCTTGCCGATCGCAGCCGGACAAACAACGCCCGCAATGCGTTCGCCGCGTTGCTCGAAGCCGGATGCGTTCCCATCGTGAACGAGAATGACGCCGTCGCCGTCGAGGAGATCAAATTCGGCGACAACGATCAGCTCGCGTCCATGGTCACGCCGCTCGTCGAAGCCGATCTGTTGCTCTTGCTCTCCGACGTCGAAGGTTTGCTCGACGAAACGGGCAAACGCGTTCCCGTCGTCCACAACATCGCAAGCGAAGCGCGGCATCTCGCGGGCGGATCGACCTCCGGCGTCGGCACGGGCGGCATGTCGAGCAAAGTCGAAGCGGCCAGGCGTGCGACGCTTGCCGGCGCTCACGTCGTCATCGCACATGCGCGAGAATCCGGCATTCTCGGCCGAGTCATCGCGGGAGAAGACGTCGGCACGTTTTTCCCGGCCGTACATCAACGCCTCAACGCGCGAAAACACTGGATTGCGTTCACGCTGCGTCCTCGCGGCGTCATTTTGCTCGACCGTGGAGCTGCCGAGGCGATCTGCGCGAAAAACCGCAGCATTCTGGCCGTCGGTGTCCTCGGCGTACGCGGAAGCTTCGGCGCCGGTGATGCCGTCTCCATCGTCGATTGCGACGGACAAGAGATCGCTCGCGGTTTGTCTCGTTTGTCCCAGACCGACGTAGCTCGCCTCGCTGGCCACAAGCGCGAGGACAATGGCGAGGACATCGTCGTTCATCGCGATGACCTCGTGGTGCTCCCCCGCGACTGA
- a CDS encoding S1 family peptidase, protein MLLALRFVLVSVCSRPTWEATANVLTSRPTIRSTPSAAACGIGGLSWVPLLVSTSLLVGCGHTSKRLPVATPASHAEADERPFTIQPPVDLDVEHPNNAVVRVVSDVTCSGTLIAEDLVLTAHHCVAERDADGQVLNRDKPPEKFMVELGGDDLPWGEVQVRAVVSPDCGYVSGNGDIAILVLSRKLVGIPTMLPRIEAPPIASEPVVPIGFGRCALTRSAIHRVERLGGRVARIEEGRFIAVASVCPGDSGGPVVSPGRNDVVGVVSASVMDGDDSTAGPSVFVRLDVWPELFSAAREIAEGASPNELPPFRSCTR, encoded by the coding sequence ATGCTCCTTGCCCTTCGGTTCGTCCTCGTGAGCGTTTGCTCACGCCCTACTTGGGAGGCTACAGCGAACGTGCTGACGAGTCGCCCCACAATTCGCTCGACCCCATCCGCTGCTGCTTGCGGCATCGGTGGATTGTCTTGGGTTCCGCTGCTCGTCTCCACGTCCCTGCTCGTCGGGTGTGGTCACACATCCAAGCGTTTGCCCGTTGCGACACCCGCGTCGCATGCCGAGGCGGACGAACGACCGTTCACGATACAGCCGCCCGTCGACCTCGACGTCGAGCATCCGAACAACGCCGTGGTTCGGGTCGTCAGTGACGTCACGTGTTCGGGCACGCTCATCGCCGAGGATCTCGTATTGACGGCGCATCACTGCGTCGCGGAACGAGATGCCGATGGGCAGGTATTGAACCGGGACAAACCGCCCGAGAAATTCATGGTCGAGCTTGGCGGGGACGACCTTCCATGGGGCGAGGTTCAGGTGCGCGCGGTCGTCAGTCCCGACTGTGGTTACGTCTCGGGCAACGGCGACATCGCGATCCTCGTGCTCAGCCGCAAACTCGTTGGAATTCCAACGATGCTTCCACGCATCGAAGCTCCTCCGATTGCGAGCGAGCCTGTCGTGCCCATCGGGTTTGGCCGGTGTGCCCTGACGAGGAGCGCGATTCACCGTGTGGAGCGTCTTGGCGGCAGAGTTGCTCGGATCGAAGAGGGAAGGTTCATCGCCGTAGCATCGGTTTGTCCTGGCGATTCCGGTGGCCCGGTCGTGAGTCCTGGAAGAAACGACGTGGTGGGCGTCGTATCGGCATCCGTGATGGATGGTGACGACAGCACTGCGGGTCCTTCGGTTTTCGTTCGGCTCGACGTTTGGCCCGAGCTTTTCAGTGCGGCTCGTGAGATCGCCGAAGGCGCCAGTCCCAACGAGCTCCCGCCGTTTCGAAGCTGCACGCGCTAA